Proteins found in one Maridesulfovibrio sp. genomic segment:
- a CDS encoding DUF2169 domain-containing protein, producing MKIFKEKQHSFFPRPLGIRDKYYLSVGVMAFFDLNDPGNLLDEQELWKTVPTQLGPKPIIDQGVPKPRGEFLVSGSCFAPRGQSRPASQVQVRVGEKEKTLSVFGDRYWKNGLISEPESFVEMPVVWANAFGGPDYAKNPLGKGIGKVTMPDGSEAVPLPNLELPRQQIGSPSQKVDPAGFGPLDLMWPQRAQKNGTYDEKWKNERWPFFPDDMNYEFFNAASEDQFMDGYFEGGEHVEIKNMHQDFPLIESALPNLRMRCFVTVNKNFKPHTFPVGPLPSHQISEGEEFREVSTRLETVWFFPSIMRGLLIYRGTTEVVDDEGADILRVLIRHEEQGTEPKSIEHYRDLQIKLLDRGVDVDMSKAEEAVQKAQKSLLKIKNIPKFADEIRQKALGNRPSMPPQEPEEVIAGAQKMIAGHYKTLDNLESMARKAQAEHGHLVEINLTVFDKFRGKLAEIEKKLASTGSKLSATKKKLEASRKAAVKEASTKLKGIKAEHLKKNGLDPDEPLSAEFPFHKKVNPWHDRGFPLIARWRRALENDRETMKKLTDLGIERKTIKRMWLGVNGEVLIESPANWGLDGDDEFTVPAGLVLPRFDGPVLNHIKMNPGTFADGEEQLVPGSNEDPLFLPSSTLIDLPTMPAAAAAPVVCVADELQALFMEQEVGDFCSILTLESPKDKPGKDAAKELKKALAVLVVQPEKWSENSEFRNAWANWQSALKTAQPLELEHGRTVFESSKQGSDIRQWVLDHLPEEHRAEHSINMAMPEKGKQPDGDFLKGFMPPFPDVKGLAKGIHAEVKKSMEAKFEPLKAKQNEMLNLMREKAEKYSKLGADPSKVVLGATEPKQTPTQLGKDAAAKIRNRAAELTKSKLITPEIAAKMEAEASRAEKTGAKLDAQKAELFKKFEAKKIELAEGLKKLEAKELPDDAAAKLAEHGLSADSLRVLTREEVQRRYDQGKSLVGAVLSGVDLSDLDLSGADLSKCQLKGTNFKNSILDKVKMEQALAIGADFSKASLQGADLGRGLFNKALFAECDLSRASGAQAIFKDAQFPRAVLRDANFDMAILEKTDFSEADLKGARINMCMISGNADKVDFSQSTISKSIFKGSSLNEADFSEASVNESLFNDVEAHKINFTDANLDKLRTGRNSNFKDSDFRNASLHGAALRESDFTGSDFRGADFENGMIDNSQLVRANLNGVSAKGARFTKSNLEAATMRAANIHMGGMRKTRLVDTDLRGSNLFAVDFYKSVLGGTRFEAANLKRSQLHGKLELLEDDS from the coding sequence ATGAAGATATTCAAGGAAAAACAGCATTCGTTTTTTCCACGCCCGCTGGGCATCAGGGATAAGTATTACCTGAGTGTCGGGGTAATGGCTTTTTTTGATCTTAACGATCCCGGCAATCTGCTTGATGAACAGGAACTCTGGAAAACCGTGCCCACACAGCTCGGGCCTAAGCCGATCATAGATCAGGGTGTGCCTAAGCCTCGTGGTGAGTTTCTGGTCAGTGGTTCATGCTTCGCCCCGCGCGGGCAGTCCCGGCCCGCTTCGCAGGTGCAGGTGCGGGTAGGGGAAAAGGAAAAAACGCTTAGTGTTTTCGGCGACCGTTACTGGAAAAACGGACTGATTAGCGAGCCTGAATCTTTTGTCGAAATGCCCGTGGTCTGGGCCAACGCATTCGGCGGGCCGGATTACGCCAAGAATCCCCTTGGCAAGGGCATTGGAAAAGTAACGATGCCTGACGGTTCCGAGGCCGTGCCTCTGCCTAATTTAGAATTGCCGAGGCAGCAGATAGGTTCTCCTTCCCAGAAAGTGGACCCTGCCGGTTTTGGACCGCTTGATCTCATGTGGCCGCAACGGGCGCAGAAGAACGGAACCTACGATGAAAAATGGAAGAACGAACGCTGGCCCTTTTTCCCGGACGACATGAATTACGAGTTCTTCAATGCTGCGAGTGAAGATCAGTTCATGGACGGTTATTTCGAGGGTGGTGAGCATGTTGAAATAAAGAACATGCATCAGGATTTTCCGCTCATAGAAAGCGCGCTGCCCAATTTGCGTATGCGTTGTTTTGTTACCGTTAATAAAAATTTTAAACCGCATACATTTCCGGTGGGGCCATTGCCATCCCACCAGATAAGCGAAGGTGAGGAGTTTCGCGAAGTCTCAACCCGGCTGGAAACAGTCTGGTTTTTTCCCTCCATCATGCGCGGACTCCTCATCTATCGTGGAACAACTGAGGTGGTGGATGATGAAGGCGCGGATATTTTGCGGGTGCTGATTCGTCATGAGGAGCAGGGCACCGAACCGAAGTCAATTGAACATTACCGGGATTTACAGATAAAGCTTCTTGATCGTGGGGTGGATGTTGATATGTCCAAGGCGGAAGAAGCCGTGCAAAAGGCCCAAAAATCCCTGCTAAAAATAAAAAATATTCCTAAATTTGCGGATGAAATACGCCAGAAGGCTCTAGGCAACCGCCCGTCCATGCCCCCTCAGGAACCGGAAGAGGTAATTGCCGGTGCACAGAAGATGATAGCCGGACATTACAAGACTCTTGATAATCTGGAGTCTATGGCTCGCAAGGCTCAAGCTGAGCACGGGCATCTTGTAGAAATAAATCTTACGGTATTTGATAAGTTCAGGGGGAAGCTTGCTGAGATTGAAAAAAAACTGGCTTCAACCGGTTCAAAGCTGTCAGCTACAAAGAAAAAGCTCGAAGCATCGCGCAAGGCTGCGGTTAAAGAAGCTTCAACCAAACTTAAAGGGATCAAAGCGGAGCATCTTAAGAAAAACGGTCTTGATCCTGATGAACCGCTTTCTGCTGAATTTCCTTTTCATAAGAAGGTCAATCCGTGGCATGATCGGGGCTTTCCACTGATTGCGCGTTGGCGCAGGGCGCTGGAAAATGATCGCGAAACCATGAAAAAACTCACCGATCTCGGTATTGAGCGTAAGACTATCAAGCGTATGTGGCTGGGGGTTAACGGTGAAGTCCTGATTGAATCCCCGGCGAATTGGGGACTGGATGGCGATGATGAATTCACCGTTCCGGCTGGGCTGGTGCTGCCCCGTTTTGACGGTCCGGTACTAAATCATATCAAGATGAATCCGGGTACTTTTGCAGACGGCGAAGAGCAGCTTGTTCCCGGTTCAAATGAAGATCCGTTATTCCTGCCCAGTTCGACTCTTATCGATCTGCCGACTATGCCGGCGGCTGCTGCGGCCCCGGTAGTATGTGTGGCTGATGAGTTGCAGGCTTTGTTCATGGAACAGGAAGTAGGGGATTTCTGTTCCATTCTGACTCTTGAATCACCCAAGGACAAACCGGGCAAGGACGCGGCCAAGGAATTGAAAAAGGCTCTCGCGGTTTTGGTTGTCCAGCCTGAGAAATGGAGTGAGAACAGTGAATTTAGGAATGCGTGGGCTAACTGGCAATCCGCACTCAAAACAGCGCAGCCGTTGGAGTTGGAACATGGGCGAACTGTCTTTGAATCCAGCAAGCAGGGCAGCGACATTCGGCAGTGGGTGCTGGATCATTTGCCTGAAGAGCATAGGGCGGAGCACAGTATTAACATGGCTATGCCGGAAAAGGGCAAGCAGCCGGACGGTGATTTCCTGAAAGGTTTCATGCCCCCGTTCCCGGATGTGAAGGGCTTGGCAAAAGGTATCCATGCCGAGGTCAAGAAGAGCATGGAAGCGAAGTTTGAGCCTCTCAAAGCCAAGCAGAACGAAATGCTTAATCTTATGCGTGAGAAGGCTGAGAAATATTCCAAGCTGGGTGCTGATCCCTCTAAAGTGGTCCTTGGAGCCACAGAGCCGAAGCAGACTCCTACTCAATTAGGTAAAGATGCTGCCGCCAAAATCAGGAATCGGGCCGCAGAACTGACCAAGAGTAAACTGATTACCCCTGAAATTGCCGCTAAAATGGAAGCCGAAGCTTCGCGGGCAGAAAAAACAGGCGCCAAGCTTGATGCCCAGAAGGCGGAGCTATTCAAAAAGTTTGAAGCCAAGAAGATCGAATTGGCCGAAGGGCTCAAAAAGCTTGAAGCCAAAGAGTTACCCGATGATGCCGCTGCCAAGCTTGCCGAGCATGGTCTCAGTGCCGACTCCCTGCGCGTACTGACCCGTGAGGAGGTCCAGCGCAGATACGATCAGGGTAAATCTCTGGTTGGTGCGGTCCTTTCAGGAGTTGATCTTTCCGATCTTGATTTAAGTGGAGCGGATTTGAGTAAATGCCAGCTTAAGGGAACGAATTTCAAGAACTCGATTCTTGACAAGGTCAAGATGGAGCAGGCTCTGGCCATAGGTGCTGATTTCAGTAAAGCCTCTCTTCAAGGTGCTGATCTTGGACGCGGCTTGTTCAACAAAGCTCTGTTCGCCGAATGTGATCTCAGCAGAGCCAGCGGTGCACAGGCTATTTTTAAAGACGCGCAATTCCCCAGGGCCGTGCTTCGGGATGCCAATTTCGATATGGCGATTCTTGAAAAAACAGATTTCAGCGAAGCGGATCTTAAAGGCGCACGAATCAACATGTGCATGATCAGCGGTAATGCTGATAAAGTCGATTTCAGTCAGTCGACTATCAGTAAATCCATTTTCAAAGGGTCATCTCTGAATGAAGCCGATTTCAGCGAAGCATCGGTGAACGAAAGTCTGTTCAACGATGTTGAGGCCCATAAAATAAACTTTACTGACGCCAATCTGGATAAATTGCGAACCGGACGCAATTCTAATTTCAAGGATTCTGATTTCCGTAATGCGAGCCTGCATGGCGCGGCCCTGCGCGAGTCCGATTTTACCGGTTCTGATTTCCGGGGAGCGGATTTTGAAAACGGGATGATTGATAATTCACAGCTGGTGCGGGCAAATCTGAATGGAGTTTCCGCCAAGGGAGCGCGATTCACTAAAAGTAATCTTGAAGCGGCCACCATGCGCGCCGCCAATATACATATGGGCGGAATGCGCAAGACCAGACTGGTGGATACAGACCTGCGCGGCTCGAACCTTTTCGCTGTGGATTTCTATAAGTCCGTACTTGGTGGAACCCGTTTCGAGGCTGCAAATTTAAAACGCAGTCAATTGCACGGTAAACTGGAACTTCTGGAAGATGACTCATGA
- a CDS encoding type VI secretion system tip protein TssI/VgrG — MADSSKPKFVFESKGADKNTFSVVRFKGTEGLSTIYRFSIMLISDKNDLDLNSILQNPAEFTIKRDDGDIPFKGMLCSFEQLHQAGKVCFYRAELVPKLWWATLTHCNQIFLNENVQGVLGDVLKKAGLKEGLNFDFKLQSSYPSWEYVCQYDESHFNFVSRWMERDGMYYYFEQTEQGEKMVITDTHISHSPMKEGTSLTYAPPSNLDYTHREEIVKNFMLKQQPLPKKVLLKDYNYRKPSLEMKAEAMVSAQGMGEIYIYGEHFKTPDEGSRLAQIRAQEFLCREKLFHGVSTVPYIRTGYIFELKDHYRQDFNQRYLTTEVVHEGSQEAYLVSGLGLNLAEDADRLYYRNSFSCIPAQTQYRAERKAVKPKFSGTINAKIDASGSGQYAELDGEGRYKVIMPFDESGRSGGKATTWLRMAQPYGGSNHGMHFPLHKGTEVLITCVEGDPDRPIIQSAAPNPENPSMVKDANQTKCVIVTGGQNLFHIQDKQGSEGMHLKTPKDNTYVRLGSAAAEPAGGESSMSEEKVKQIADEQIEAKKKEESLALSTEGNIKINGKNIASYILGNESKVVVGFSQLVNIGNDTKFFGALKEDIVVGMETGIKLAILNEITATKNGLVLGTARRLETEKENLHATVEKLEGDSTQLRFQCVELVEAHQELKGDHDKLVGQHNALAGQTSSLAGEANKLAGELENLAGQVTEVAGDLSEVCGELTKVAGSETGVSGNVIKSCGNKTAAIAAFSEVSAETSKISGEITRIAGLDTTM; from the coding sequence ATGGCAGACAGCTCCAAGCCCAAGTTTGTTTTCGAGTCCAAGGGTGCGGATAAGAATACCTTTAGCGTGGTCCGTTTTAAGGGCACCGAAGGCTTATCGACTATCTATCGGTTCAGCATCATGCTGATTTCGGATAAAAATGATCTCGATCTGAATTCCATCCTTCAGAATCCCGCGGAGTTCACCATCAAGCGTGATGATGGGGATATTCCGTTCAAGGGAATGCTTTGTTCGTTTGAACAGCTCCATCAGGCCGGGAAAGTCTGTTTTTACAGGGCTGAGCTGGTTCCGAAACTCTGGTGGGCCACCTTGACCCATTGTAATCAGATTTTCCTGAATGAGAATGTGCAGGGGGTCCTCGGAGATGTGCTTAAAAAGGCCGGTCTCAAAGAAGGTTTGAATTTTGATTTCAAGCTACAGAGCTCCTACCCCTCGTGGGAGTATGTCTGCCAGTACGATGAATCCCATTTTAATTTTGTCTCCCGCTGGATGGAGCGGGACGGTATGTATTATTATTTTGAGCAGACCGAGCAGGGTGAAAAAATGGTTATCACCGACACCCATATCTCCCATTCGCCTATGAAAGAAGGAACCAGCCTGACATATGCCCCGCCCAGCAATCTTGATTACACCCATCGTGAAGAGATTGTTAAGAATTTCATGCTCAAGCAGCAGCCTTTGCCGAAAAAGGTTCTGCTTAAGGATTACAACTACCGCAAGCCAAGCCTTGAAATGAAGGCCGAGGCCATGGTCTCAGCGCAGGGCATGGGTGAAATTTATATTTACGGAGAACATTTCAAGACCCCGGATGAAGGCAGCCGTCTTGCACAGATAAGGGCACAGGAATTTCTCTGTCGGGAAAAGCTCTTTCATGGTGTTTCCACGGTTCCTTACATACGCACCGGATATATTTTTGAGCTAAAAGATCACTACCGTCAGGATTTCAACCAGCGTTATCTGACTACCGAAGTGGTTCATGAAGGCAGTCAGGAAGCGTATCTTGTCTCCGGTCTGGGGCTTAATCTAGCGGAAGACGCGGACCGTCTGTACTATCGCAATTCATTCAGCTGCATCCCGGCCCAGACCCAGTACCGGGCTGAGCGCAAGGCAGTGAAGCCCAAGTTCTCAGGGACCATTAATGCCAAGATAGATGCTTCGGGCAGCGGGCAGTATGCCGAGCTCGATGGTGAAGGGCGCTACAAGGTAATTATGCCTTTTGACGAGTCCGGTCGCAGCGGCGGCAAGGCAACCACATGGCTGCGCATGGCCCAGCCCTACGGAGGCTCCAATCACGGCATGCATTTCCCTCTGCATAAAGGAACCGAGGTATTGATCACATGTGTAGAGGGAGACCCGGACCGTCCCATCATTCAGTCAGCTGCTCCCAATCCGGAAAATCCCAGTATGGTCAAAGATGCCAACCAGACCAAATGCGTTATCGTCACCGGAGGTCAGAACCTGTTCCATATTCAGGATAAGCAGGGCAGTGAGGGCATGCACCTTAAAACTCCTAAAGATAACACCTATGTGCGGCTTGGATCAGCTGCTGCTGAACCTGCGGGCGGCGAAAGCTCAATGTCCGAAGAAAAGGTAAAGCAGATAGCTGACGAGCAGATTGAAGCGAAAAAGAAAGAAGAAAGTCTGGCTCTTTCCACCGAGGGTAATATCAAGATCAACGGTAAAAACATTGCCAGCTATATCCTCGGCAATGAAAGCAAGGTTGTTGTGGGATTTTCGCAGCTTGTGAATATCGGTAACGATACCAAATTTTTCGGCGCTCTAAAGGAAGATATCGTTGTCGGTATGGAGACCGGAATAAAACTCGCCATACTCAATGAGATAACTGCTACAAAAAATGGGCTGGTGCTTGGTACCGCCCGCAGGCTCGAGACTGAAAAAGAAAACTTGCACGCTACTGTAGAGAAATTGGAAGGAGACTCAACGCAGTTAAGATTTCAATGTGTTGAACTTGTAGAAGCGCATCAGGAATTGAAGGGAGATCATGATAAGTTAGTCGGCCAGCATAATGCATTAGCCGGACAAACTTCCAGTCTGGCTGGGGAAGCCAACAAGCTGGCTGGAGAGTTGGAGAATCTCGCAGGTCAAGTTACTGAAGTTGCGGGTGATCTCTCAGAGGTTTGTGGGGAACTCACAAAGGTTGCAGGAAGTGAAACCGGGGTCTCCGGTAATGTAATAAAATCATGCGGAAACAAGACTGCTGCAATTGCGGCTTTTTCCGAAGTTTCAGCAGAGACAAGCAAAATATCCGGTGAAATTACCCGAATCGCCGGACTTGATACTACTATGTAG
- the tssH gene encoding type VI secretion system ATPase TssH — protein MINVDIRNLLSKLDTFCTNALHNAAGLSVSLSNYEVSVEHFFIKCIEEVNSDLPLIFHQYGVEGPRITAALTDVLQDFKTGNSGKPVFSPMLLELFEDAWLISSVELGETRIRSGAVLLAFLGKPNFYASGSYGDLFSVINRETLLGEFWTVTKNSVEYKMPAAAPGASGTAPSKGDGGFTERFCIDFTAKAREGGIDPVFGRDPEMRQMVDILARRRKNNPILVGEPGVGKTAVIEGLALRITEGDVPEILSDVTLLGLDMGLLEAGAGMKGEFENRLKGVIDEIKSSETPIILFIDEAHTLVGAGGSAGGADAANLLKPALARGELKTCAATTWTEYKKYFEKDPALARRFQLVKLDEPSVETSTIILRGLRESYEKAHNVIIRDDANVAAAVYSDRYITGRFLPDKAIDLMDTTCARVKVNLSAKPGVLEDCQRTVQALEREKAAVDRDRSNGVEVDEEHYSELLEQIENKNSEAAEISEKWLKERDAAHAVLDIRARIQEARKADPEAEASVDDAATDAAEDDKDMAELKAELDMADAALAKLQGEDPMVQIEVSPDLVGRVVSDWTGIPVGKMARDEAATVADLDDKLKVRIKGQDQGLAGIAEVIRASKAGIKNPDQPIGVFLLVGPSGVGKTETGLSLADLLFGDERSVVTVNMSEFQEKHTISRLIGSPPGYVGYGEGGMLTEAVRRQPYSVVLLDEVEKAHLDVMNTFYQVFDKGVLTDGEGKDINFRNTIIILTSNLGTDVIQEMTAEEDEIPLDAVLSAVRPILSQHFKPALLARMNVVPYFSLNPDAMKMITRLKLGKLEKMLLANNKMKLTYDADVVDQIAARCTEVETGARNIEYILNGNVLPKMSKEILMHMTGGGMPAAVHLGVDEDGSFSMEFSAE, from the coding sequence ATGATCAATGTCGATATAAGAAATTTACTTTCAAAACTGGATACTTTCTGCACTAACGCATTGCACAACGCAGCCGGTCTCAGTGTTTCGCTGAGTAACTACGAAGTCTCTGTTGAACATTTTTTTATTAAATGTATCGAGGAAGTAAACAGTGACCTGCCGCTCATTTTTCATCAGTACGGGGTGGAGGGACCGCGCATAACTGCGGCGCTTACAGATGTGTTGCAGGATTTCAAGACCGGAAATTCAGGCAAACCGGTATTTTCTCCCATGCTGCTGGAGCTTTTTGAAGACGCATGGCTGATTTCTTCTGTGGAACTTGGCGAAACCCGTATCCGCTCCGGGGCGGTGCTGCTGGCCTTTCTGGGTAAACCTAATTTTTACGCTTCCGGCAGTTATGGTGATCTCTTTTCAGTAATCAACCGTGAGACCCTGCTGGGTGAATTCTGGACCGTGACCAAAAACTCGGTGGAATACAAAATGCCCGCTGCAGCGCCGGGAGCATCAGGCACGGCCCCGTCAAAAGGTGATGGCGGATTCACGGAACGTTTCTGTATTGATTTTACCGCAAAAGCTCGTGAAGGCGGAATTGACCCGGTCTTCGGCCGTGACCCGGAAATGCGTCAGATGGTTGATATCCTCGCTCGCCGCCGCAAAAATAATCCCATCCTTGTTGGTGAACCGGGGGTAGGTAAAACCGCGGTTATAGAAGGTCTTGCCCTGCGTATAACCGAAGGTGATGTGCCGGAAATTTTGAGTGATGTGACTCTGCTCGGACTGGATATGGGGCTGCTGGAAGCCGGAGCCGGAATGAAAGGAGAATTCGAGAACAGGCTTAAAGGGGTCATTGATGAGATAAAATCAAGTGAAACACCGATAATCCTGTTTATTGATGAAGCGCACACTCTGGTCGGGGCCGGAGGTTCAGCCGGAGGCGCGGACGCCGCAAATCTGCTCAAGCCCGCACTGGCCCGCGGGGAGCTCAAAACCTGCGCCGCTACCACTTGGACGGAGTACAAAAAATATTTTGAAAAGGACCCGGCCCTCGCCCGCCGTTTCCAGTTGGTCAAGCTGGATGAGCCTTCCGTTGAAACTTCGACCATAATTCTGCGCGGACTGCGTGAGAGTTATGAAAAGGCCCACAATGTGATTATTCGCGATGACGCCAACGTGGCTGCCGCTGTTTATTCCGACCGCTACATTACCGGACGTTTCCTGCCTGATAAGGCTATTGATTTGATGGATACGACTTGCGCGCGCGTCAAAGTTAATCTTTCTGCCAAGCCCGGAGTGTTGGAGGATTGCCAGCGCACGGTACAGGCTCTTGAGCGGGAAAAAGCAGCCGTGGACCGGGACCGCAGTAACGGCGTGGAAGTGGATGAAGAGCATTACAGTGAGCTTCTTGAACAGATTGAAAATAAAAATTCCGAAGCGGCTGAAATTAGTGAAAAGTGGCTTAAGGAAAGGGACGCCGCCCATGCGGTACTGGATATACGGGCCAGAATTCAGGAAGCCCGCAAAGCTGATCCAGAGGCAGAAGCCTCCGTTGATGATGCTGCAACTGATGCCGCCGAAGATGATAAGGATATGGCGGAGCTTAAAGCCGAGCTGGATATGGCGGATGCAGCTTTGGCTAAGCTTCAAGGCGAAGATCCCATGGTCCAGATTGAGGTCTCTCCCGATCTGGTGGGCCGCGTTGTTTCTGACTGGACAGGAATCCCGGTGGGCAAGATGGCCCGGGATGAAGCAGCCACTGTCGCTGATCTTGATGATAAGCTCAAAGTGCGCATCAAGGGGCAGGATCAGGGACTTGCAGGCATCGCCGAAGTTATTCGGGCTTCCAAGGCGGGAATCAAGAACCCGGATCAACCCATCGGCGTTTTTCTGCTGGTCGGACCTTCCGGTGTGGGTAAAACCGAGACCGGGCTTTCGCTTGCCGATCTGCTTTTCGGTGATGAGCGTTCCGTAGTCACCGTGAATATGAGTGAATTTCAGGAAAAGCATACTATTTCCCGGCTGATCGGTTCTCCTCCGGGATATGTCGGTTACGGGGAAGGCGGCATGCTTACCGAGGCTGTGCGCCGTCAGCCGTATTCCGTTGTTCTGCTGGATGAAGTGGAAAAGGCTCATCTGGATGTCATGAATACCTTTTATCAGGTTTTTGACAAAGGAGTGCTCACCGACGGTGAAGGCAAGGATATTAATTTCAGGAATACCATTATTATCCTGACCTCCAATCTCGGCACTGATGTCATACAGGAAATGACAGCCGAAGAGGATGAAATTCCTCTGGACGCGGTGCTTTCGGCCGTCCGGCCCATCCTTTCCCAGCATTTCAAGCCTGCTCTTCTGGCGCGTATGAACGTGGTCCCCTACTTCAGTCTTAATCCCGATGCCATGAAGATGATTACCCGGCTTAAGCTCGGTAAACTGGAAAAAATGCTCCTCGCCAACAATAAGATGAAGCTGACCTACGATGCAGACGTAGTGGATCAGATTGCGGCCCGCTGCACGGAAGTGGAGACCGGAGCCCGTAACATTGAATATATCCTGAATGGCAATGTGCTGCCGAAGATGTCGAAGGAAATCCTGATGCATATGACCGGGGGCGGTATGCCGGCGGCAGTCCATCTCGGTGTGGATGAGGATGGATCTTTCAGCATGGAATTTTCCGCTGAGTAA
- the tssG gene encoding type VI secretion system baseplate subunit TssG, translated as MDCDDREPSASVTGNLFVKPTGYSFFQAIRLLRLHSHNCTGKDLEAFFRDHLRVRPQLSLGFPATDLTDLEQEEKEDGDLYHLVTTFLGLYGASSPLPVFYTEELLAEAAEDKTVTRDFLDIINNNAYSQFFRAWSRSRLMIKAVDEKDGSWLERLDSLLGYGHAEAFSHVPPECRRYRHIGLLTQYPRSALGLETLLKDSLEHTDIEVEQCVMRKVKIPEDQRFYLGHDSNVLGERSWIGEELKDRNSKLAVHLSNLNSGHFHQLLPGAVDGDKLDNLVRGYLVEPFKYDLVLEMTSGEANTAVLGGEEWSSLGCDTWVFSGEHLEHAKASFPNKGGHIHERYGA; from the coding sequence GTGGACTGCGATGATCGGGAACCGTCCGCTTCTGTAACCGGAAACCTGTTCGTAAAACCGACCGGGTATTCTTTTTTTCAGGCCATCCGTCTGCTGCGGCTGCATTCGCATAACTGCACAGGTAAGGATCTGGAAGCTTTTTTTCGTGATCATCTGCGGGTGCGTCCCCAGCTTTCTCTCGGCTTTCCGGCCACAGACCTTACCGATCTTGAACAGGAAGAAAAAGAAGACGGTGACCTATATCATCTTGTCACCACCTTTCTGGGCCTTTACGGGGCTTCATCACCACTTCCGGTCTTTTATACCGAGGAGTTGCTGGCCGAGGCAGCTGAAGACAAAACCGTAACCCGTGATTTTCTGGATATTATCAACAACAATGCATATTCCCAGTTTTTCCGGGCCTGGAGCCGTTCGAGGCTGATGATTAAAGCTGTGGATGAAAAAGACGGGTCGTGGCTGGAACGGCTGGACAGCCTGCTCGGATACGGACACGCCGAAGCTTTTTCCCATGTCCCCCCTGAATGCAGGCGTTACCGCCATATCGGCCTTTTGACTCAGTATCCGCGCAGTGCGCTTGGCCTTGAAACCCTGCTCAAGGATTCCTTAGAGCATACGGATATAGAGGTGGAGCAATGCGTGATGCGTAAGGTCAAAATCCCCGAGGACCAGCGTTTTTACCTCGGGCATGATTCCAATGTGCTCGGTGAGCGTTCGTGGATCGGGGAGGAGCTCAAAGACCGTAACAGTAAACTGGCGGTGCATTTGAGTAATTTGAATTCCGGTCATTTTCATCAATTACTGCCCGGCGCGGTAGACGGCGATAAGCTGGACAATCTGGTGCGCGGTTATCTGGTGGAACCTTTTAAATACGATCTGGTTCTAGAAATGACGTCCGGAGAGGCCAATACGGCGGTGCTGGGCGGAGAGGAATGGTCATCCCTCGGTTGCGATACTTGGGTTTTTTCCGGGGAACATCTGGAACATGCAAAAGCGTCTTTTCCCAATAAAGGCGGACACATCCATGAGAGGTACGGAGCATGA